The Candidatus Epulonipiscium sp. genome has a segment encoding these proteins:
- a CDS encoding DUF1858 domain-containing protein, translating to MYILNIIAKNREHKEVIPVGKSIDFSKTVYELWRESPEIIDIMKDLGFESITSQIMLNTAGRVMTIPKGAIMKGIELKKIKDEFTKKGYNIKE from the coding sequence ATGTATATTTTAAATATTATAGCAAAAAATAGAGAGCATAAAGAGGTGATACCGGTGGGAAAATCAATAGACTTCTCTAAGACAGTATACGAACTATGGAGAGAATCCCCCGAGATTATAGACATTATGAAAGATCTAGGATTTGAGAGCATTACAAGCCAAATTATGTTAAATACAGCTGGCAGGGTGATGACGATTCCCAAGGGTGCCATAATGAAAGGTATAGAATTAAAAAAGATAAAAGACGAATTTACAAAAAAAGGCTACAATATTAAAGAGTAA
- a CDS encoding Crp/Fnr family transcriptional regulator, with protein MNNICNCDNCQHKLCARNVPIFSSLDAEEIQNVVSLIVHKQYSKGELIIFEGSNLESLIIINEGRVKAFRHTYEGKEQILYIFSAGDFFGEKNLIINQEATYSVEALEETNICMIRKDDFRRLLKEYPMLSFKIMEELVIRLAHMEDLVENMGAKNVESRINGVLLEFAKKYGRSNSKGIIVELPLSREGIANYIGLTRETVSRKMSLLQDEGIIEMVGNKKIIIIDIKSLEKSVE; from the coding sequence ATGAACAATATATGTAACTGTGATAATTGTCAGCACAAGCTTTGTGCTAGGAATGTACCAATATTCTCATCTCTTGATGCTGAAGAAATTCAAAATGTAGTAAGCCTGATTGTACACAAGCAATACTCAAAGGGTGAATTAATAATATTTGAAGGCTCTAATTTAGAAAGCCTTATTATAATTAATGAAGGAAGAGTCAAGGCTTTTAGACATACTTATGAAGGCAAAGAACAGATACTATATATTTTTTCTGCAGGGGATTTTTTTGGTGAAAAGAACTTAATTATAAACCAAGAGGCTACCTATAGTGTCGAAGCCTTAGAAGAGACAAATATATGTATGATTAGGAAAGATGATTTTAGGAGATTACTAAAAGAATACCCCATGCTTAGCTTTAAAATTATGGAAGAACTTGTTATACGCCTAGCGCATATGGAAGATTTAGTAGAAAATATGGGGGCAAAAAATGTTGAATCAAGAATTAATGGGGTACTATTGGAGTTTGCAAAAAAATACGGTAGATCTAATTCCAAAGGGATTATAGTAGAACTTCCCTTAAGTCGTGAAGGCATAGCCAATTATATTGGATTAACTAGGGAAACCGTAAGTCGTAAAATGAGCCTCCTTCAAGATGAGGGAATTATAGAAATGGTAGGAAATAAAAAGATTATCATAATAGATATAAAATCTTTAGAGAAATCTGTTGAATAA
- the ric gene encoding iron-sulfur cluster repair di-iron protein, translating into MKTFNVSQSIGDIVSIMPKASEVFKTYHIDFCCGGNRPLEEAIKEQGLNKEEVLEKLEEAYNETKKITNQVDFRSLSSGELVDYVVNTHHSYAKKLLPSISELATTILRVHGPSHNYLFKIHKLFHELKAELEQHFIKEEQILFPLIKKYDDEASSDLFDKVKEVIKETEDEHDAAGDILKELRKTTEDYKVPDDGCATFDLTYRQLQDLEGDLFEHIHLENNILFKRFE; encoded by the coding sequence ATGAAAACATTTAATGTATCTCAAAGTATAGGAGATATTGTATCAATTATGCCAAAAGCCAGTGAAGTTTTTAAAACCTATCATATTGATTTTTGTTGCGGAGGGAATAGGCCCTTAGAGGAAGCAATCAAAGAACAGGGATTAAACAAGGAAGAAGTGTTGGAAAAACTAGAGGAAGCATACAACGAAACTAAAAAAATCACAAATCAAGTCGATTTTAGAAGCTTAAGTTCCGGTGAGTTAGTTGATTATGTTGTTAATACCCATCATAGTTATGCGAAAAAACTACTTCCTAGCATTAGCGAGCTTGCAACAACTATTTTGAGGGTTCATGGTCCAAGTCATAACTATCTCTTTAAGATTCATAAGCTTTTTCATGAGTTAAAGGCAGAATTAGAGCAACATTTTATTAAAGAAGAACAAATTCTATTTCCTTTAATTAAAAAATATGATGATGAGGCTTCTAGTGATTTATTTGATAAGGTAAAAGAAGTTATAAAAGAAACAGAAGACGAACATGATGCAGCAGGAGATATTCTTAAGGAACTTAGAAAAACAACAGAAGATTATAAAGTTCCGGATGATGGATGTGCAACTTTTGATTTAACCTATAGACAGCTTCAAGACCTTGAAGGAGATTTATTCGAACATATACATTTGGAAAACAATATACTATTTAAGAGATTCGAGTAA
- a CDS encoding acyl-CoA thioesterase, which yields MYIHKTHLMVRYVETDQMGIVHHSNYYPWFEVARTEFFEGIGLPYDKIEEDGILFPLIESGCIYKEGAKYPDDILIKSWIEEIKGAKITFLYEVIREKDNRLLAQGKTVHVPVDKDFRLVNMRKQSPKIWSTIQKLIS from the coding sequence ATGTATATACATAAAACACATCTTATGGTCCGCTATGTCGAGACCGACCAAATGGGCATTGTCCATCATTCTAATTATTATCCTTGGTTTGAGGTAGCTAGGACAGAGTTTTTTGAAGGGATTGGTCTGCCCTACGATAAAATTGAGGAAGATGGTATTTTATTTCCCCTTATAGAAAGTGGCTGTATTTATAAAGAAGGTGCAAAATATCCTGATGATATCCTAATCAAATCATGGATTGAAGAAATAAAAGGAGCCAAAATCACATTCCTTTACGAGGTAATAAGGGAAAAGGACAATAGGCTCCTTGCACAGGGTAAAACGGTACATGTACCGGTTGATAAGGATTTTAGACTTGTAAACATGAGAAAGCAAAGCCCCAAAATTTGGAGTACAATTCAAAAACTAATATCCTAA
- a CDS encoding FAD-dependent oxidoreductase, translating to MLDIAIIGAGPAGLSAAINGIIRNKKVIVFGRNPKSSYLYKAEKVDNYLGMPNITGPGMVEEFVSHAIKLGVEFREGRILEVFPMGDYYTLNVENEFFEAKTIIIATGIPKAKYIPGEKELLGKGVSYCGTCDGPLYRGKTTIVVGEIEEAEEDVNFLGEICDKVYFLPTYKEIKNINPKVEILKGKPKEIFGEPFVSGIRIDNKELKVDGVFLIKETIPVTELIKGLEMEDRTIKVNRKLETNFPGVYAAGDCTGRPFQVTKAVGEGAVAALEAVSYLHNIESKKKQK from the coding sequence ATGTTAGATATCGCCATTATTGGTGCTGGGCCAGCGGGTCTTTCTGCAGCTATAAATGGAATTATAAGAAATAAAAAAGTAATCGTATTTGGGAGAAACCCCAAAAGCAGTTATTTGTATAAAGCAGAAAAAGTAGATAATTATTTGGGTATGCCTAATATTACGGGGCCCGGTATGGTCGAAGAGTTTGTTAGTCATGCCATTAAATTAGGAGTAGAATTCAGGGAAGGAAGGATATTGGAGGTTTTCCCCATGGGTGATTACTATACCTTAAATGTGGAAAATGAATTCTTTGAGGCAAAAACTATAATTATTGCTACTGGTATTCCAAAGGCAAAATATATCCCTGGTGAAAAGGAACTCTTAGGAAAAGGGGTTAGCTACTGTGGAACTTGTGACGGCCCACTATACAGGGGCAAAACTACTATAGTAGTAGGGGAAATTGAAGAAGCAGAAGAAGATGTAAACTTTCTTGGGGAAATTTGTGATAAAGTATACTTTTTGCCTACCTATAAAGAAATAAAAAATATCAATCCTAAGGTAGAAATATTAAAGGGAAAACCTAAAGAAATTTTCGGAGAACCTTTTGTTTCGGGAATCCGTATAGATAATAAGGAGCTAAAGGTAGATGGGGTATTTTTGATTAAGGAAACTATCCCCGTTACCGAGCTTATAAAGGGTCTAGAAATGGAAGATAGAACGATTAAAGTAAACCGCAAGCTAGAGACTAACTTTCCTGGGGTGTATGCCGCAGGGGATTGTACAGGAAGACCATTCCAGGTAACTAAAGCTGTAGGAGAAGGGGCAGTAGCTGCTCTAGAGGCAGTGAGCTATCTGCATAATATTGAAAGCAAGAAAAAACAAAAATAG
- a CDS encoding DUF438 domain-containing protein — protein sequence MSEMINNREHRQKVLKEIIKELHDGKTVEEVKTRFEKLIEGIEVTEITQMEQALIMEGMPVKEIQRLCDVHAAVFKGSIEEIHRPEKEEEVPGHPVHTFRQENKAIEKLIKDKIEPHLKEFEISDRSESLNNLIEDFDLLWEIDKHYLRKENIMFPFMEKYGITAPPQVMWGVDDEIRGEIKEVKNLLSSYNSNKEEVLEKANNAVYRVNEMIFKEENILFPMALETLVQDEWLKIAEDSDEIGYSLIDVKEKWTPRKSNVEEKAKKDGEHPSNNGYIKFDAGILLPEEINSMLNTLPFDITFVDKDGYVKYFSQGKERIFPRTRAAIGREVKNCHPPGSVHIVEQIIEDLMNGKKDHEDFWIKMKDMYVFIRYFAVRDESGEFLGVMEVSQNIKPIQEITGEKRLLSE from the coding sequence ATGAGTGAAATGATTAATAATCGTGAACACAGACAAAAAGTATTAAAAGAAATCATCAAAGAGCTCCATGATGGTAAAACTGTAGAAGAGGTAAAGACTCGATTTGAAAAGCTTATTGAGGGTATTGAGGTCACAGAAATAACACAGATGGAGCAGGCACTCATTATGGAAGGTATGCCTGTTAAGGAGATACAAAGACTTTGCGATGTTCATGCTGCTGTATTTAAAGGTTCTATAGAAGAAATACATAGGCCCGAGAAGGAAGAAGAAGTTCCAGGACACCCTGTTCATACCTTCAGGCAAGAAAACAAGGCCATAGAAAAACTTATCAAGGATAAAATAGAGCCCCATCTAAAAGAATTTGAAATTTCCGATAGAAGTGAAAGCCTTAATAATCTTATAGAAGACTTTGATTTGCTATGGGAAATAGATAAACATTACTTAAGGAAAGAAAATATTATGTTCCCCTTCATGGAAAAGTATGGGATAACAGCACCTCCTCAAGTTATGTGGGGGGTAGACGATGAGATAAGGGGAGAAATAAAAGAAGTGAAAAATCTCCTATCAAGCTATAATAGTAATAAAGAAGAAGTATTAGAAAAGGCAAATAATGCAGTATACAGGGTGAATGAAATGATCTTCAAAGAGGAAAATATTCTATTTCCTATGGCATTAGAAACCTTGGTACAGGATGAATGGTTAAAGATAGCAGAAGATAGCGATGAAATAGGATATTCCCTTATTGATGTTAAGGAAAAATGGACACCACGCAAGTCTAATGTAGAGGAAAAAGCAAAAAAAGACGGAGAACATCCTTCCAATAACGGTTATATTAAGTTTGATGCAGGTATTTTGTTACCGGAAGAAATAAATTCTATGCTTAATACCTTGCCTTTTGATATAACTTTTGTAGACAAGGATGGTTATGTTAAATACTTTTCCCAAGGAAAAGAAAGAATTTTTCCCAGGACTAGGGCCGCTATAGGCAGGGAAGTGAAAAACTGTCATCCCCCAGGGAGCGTTCATATAGTAGAACAAATTATTGAAGATTTGATGAATGGGAAAAAGGACCATGAAGACTTTTGGATTAAAATGAAAGATATGTATGTGTTTATTAGATATTTTGCAGTTAGAGATGAAAGTGGAGAGTTTTTGGGTGTAATGGAAGTATCCCAAAATATTAAACCTATACAAGAAATAACAGGAGAGAAAAGATTATTATCTGAGTAA
- a CDS encoding lactate utilization protein, whose amino-acid sequence MTPKQEFYKLTAKKVLLGFEKRQIEGYYCENYSDAVKKALSLMDKDSSISWGGSETLKEIGLLEALKDGENSIHNYTLLDRDLAKSPKEVEDIYHKALSCDYYLMSSNAITLDGKLVNIDGNGNRIAALIYGPKNVIVIAGMNKIAPDLDAALTRVRSFASPINSIRLNKGTPCSSKGNCHNCLSPDSICCQILVTRMSRNPNRIKVILVGEELGY is encoded by the coding sequence ATGACACCAAAACAAGAATTTTATAAATTAACTGCTAAAAAAGTATTATTAGGGTTCGAAAAAAGACAAATAGAAGGGTATTATTGCGAAAATTACAGTGATGCAGTAAAAAAAGCCTTATCTCTTATGGATAAGGATTCAAGTATCTCTTGGGGTGGATCTGAAACCCTTAAGGAAATTGGTTTATTAGAAGCCCTAAAAGACGGGGAAAATTCTATACATAATTATACCCTATTAGATAGGGACCTTGCTAAATCTCCCAAAGAAGTTGAAGATATTTATCATAAAGCCTTAAGCTGCGATTATTATTTGATGAGCTCTAATGCTATTACTTTGGATGGTAAGCTAGTAAATATCGATGGCAATGGAAATCGTATTGCTGCCTTAATCTACGGACCTAAAAACGTAATCGTAATTGCAGGAATGAATAAAATTGCCCCTGACTTGGATGCGGCTCTAACTAGAGTCCGTAGTTTCGCCTCCCCTATTAATTCCATTCGACTTAATAAAGGGACTCCTTGCTCAAGCAAGGGAAATTGCCATAACTGCCTTTCCCCCGATAGTATTTGTTGTCAGATATTAGTTACCCGAATGTCAAGGAATCCAAATAGAATTAAAGTGATACTAGTTGGTGAAGAGTTAGGATATTAG